In Sphingobacterium zeae, one genomic interval encodes:
- a CDS encoding ABC transporter ATP-binding protein, which translates to MIQLKNLFKWYNVGGTRSFVLKDVSLDIAEGDFISIMGPSGSGKSTLLNIIGMLDEPDEGGYFFMGENVLEMKAKKRTQLYQSHIGYVFQAYHLLDELTVYENIETPLIYKDISSKERKAIVADMLDRFGIVGKKDLFPAQLSGGQQQIVGIARALAGSPKLLLADEPTGNLNSKQGEEIMDLFKQLNDDGVTIIQVTHSEKNAEYGKRIVNMLDGQLK; encoded by the coding sequence ATGATACAATTAAAAAATTTATTCAAGTGGTATAATGTAGGTGGTACACGCTCATTCGTCCTTAAAGATGTAAGTCTAGATATCGCTGAAGGCGATTTTATCTCCATCATGGGTCCATCGGGGTCTGGAAAATCGACCCTGCTGAATATTATCGGTATGCTTGATGAACCTGACGAGGGTGGGTATTTTTTTATGGGCGAGAATGTATTGGAAATGAAAGCGAAAAAAAGAACGCAGCTTTACCAGTCCCATATTGGCTATGTATTTCAAGCTTATCATCTCTTGGATGAATTGACTGTATACGAAAATATCGAAACGCCCTTGATCTATAAAGACATTTCAAGCAAAGAAAGAAAAGCCATTGTGGCCGATATGCTCGATCGTTTTGGCATCGTTGGAAAGAAAGACCTATTTCCAGCGCAGTTATCTGGTGGTCAACAACAGATTGTCGGTATTGCACGTGCATTAGCAGGTTCGCCTAAATTATTACTGGCCGATGAACCTACGGGCAATTTAAATTCCAAGCAGGGTGAAGAAATCATGGATTTATTCAAACAGCTCAACGATGACGGTGTGACGATCATACAAGTAACGCATTCGGAAAAGAATGCAGAATACGGCAAAAGAATTGTCAATATGCTGGATGGTCAGCTTAAATAA